In Triticum urartu cultivar G1812 chromosome 6, Tu2.1, whole genome shotgun sequence, the following proteins share a genomic window:
- the LOC125513772 gene encoding replication protein A 32 kDa subunit B-like isoform X1 translates to MYNGGDHYDGNGGGAANANSLFSGGGFMPSQTTNTPEGSGGGITKTRGAQTLLPLTVKQIMDASQTNDDKSSFVVNGTEVSTVRLVGRMMNKAERITDVRFILDDGTGRIEVNRWANETSDNTEMGLVKDGDYVIVNGGLKAFQGKRHIVAYSVRLVTNYNDITHHFLYCIYVHLDLAKAKKSATQPQVTANASTWNQAPPPNNQVPTLSASGNAGGQELTDMVMNVFHDPVLVNLDHGVSIAQVASRLNISDAVARSTVAHLIDLGNLYPTIDDNHYKSTLNG, encoded by the exons ATGTATAACGGGGGCGACCACTACGACGGGAACGGCGGCGGCGCCGCCAACGCCAACAGCCTCTTCAGCGGCGGCGGGTTCATGCCCTCGCAGACCACCAACACCCCGgagggcagcggcggcggcatcACCAAG ACTCGCGGCGCGCAGACGCTGCTCCCGCTCACCGTCAAGCAGATTATGGACGCGTCCCAGACCAACGACGACAAGTCCAGTTTCGTTGTCAATGGCACCGAGGTGTCCACG GTTAGGCTTGTAGGACGCATGATGAATAAGGCAGAGCGGATCACAGATGTACGATTCATTCTTGATGATGGTACAGGCAGGATAGAAGTGAATCGCTG GGCAAATGAGACATCGGACAATACAGAAATGGGTTTAGTCAA GGATGGTGACTATGTTATTGTCAATGGTGGACTGAAAGCCTTTCAAGGGAAGCGTCACATTGTTGCTTATTCCGTGCG GCTTGTAACCAACTACAATGATATAACACATCACTTTCTGTACTGCATTTATGTGCATTTGGATCTTGCCAAGGCTAAG AAATCTGCGACGCAGCCCCAAGTAACTGCTAATGCATCAACATGGAACCAAGCTCCACCCCCTAATAATCAG GTCCCAACACTATCTGCATCTGGGAATGCTGGTGGGCAAGAGTTAACTGATATGGTCATGAATGTTTTTCATGACCCAGTGCTTGT AAACCTGGACCATGGAGTTAGTATCGCACAGGTTGCAAGCCGTCTTAACATATCAGATGCAGTTGCCAG GTCGACTGTTGCACATCTTATTGATCTTGGCAACCTCTATCCAACTATCGATGACAACCATTACAAGTCTACACTGAATGGTTGA
- the LOC125513772 gene encoding replication protein A 32 kDa subunit B-like isoform X2, whose product MSQIASKTLLIQPFNQVGAGCSASARIVQSCTDVKVRLVGRMMNKAERITDVRFILDDGTGRIEVNRWANETSDNTEMGLVKDGDYVIVNGGLKAFQGKRHIVAYSVRLVTNYNDITHHFLYCIYVHLDLAKAKKSATQPQVTANASTWNQAPPPNNQVPTLSASGNAGGQELTDMVMNVFHDPVLVNLDHGVSIAQVASRLNISDAVARSTVAHLIDLGNLYPTIDDNHYKSTLNG is encoded by the exons ATGTCCCAAATTGCTAGTAAAACACTCCTGATTCAGCCATTTAATCAGGTTGGGGCTGGCTGCAGTGCAAGTGCAAGGATTGTGCAGTCATGTACTGACGTGAAG GTTAGGCTTGTAGGACGCATGATGAATAAGGCAGAGCGGATCACAGATGTACGATTCATTCTTGATGATGGTACAGGCAGGATAGAAGTGAATCGCTG GGCAAATGAGACATCGGACAATACAGAAATGGGTTTAGTCAA GGATGGTGACTATGTTATTGTCAATGGTGGACTGAAAGCCTTTCAAGGGAAGCGTCACATTGTTGCTTATTCCGTGCG GCTTGTAACCAACTACAATGATATAACACATCACTTTCTGTACTGCATTTATGTGCATTTGGATCTTGCCAAGGCTAAG AAATCTGCGACGCAGCCCCAAGTAACTGCTAATGCATCAACATGGAACCAAGCTCCACCCCCTAATAATCAG GTCCCAACACTATCTGCATCTGGGAATGCTGGTGGGCAAGAGTTAACTGATATGGTCATGAATGTTTTTCATGACCCAGTGCTTGT AAACCTGGACCATGGAGTTAGTATCGCACAGGTTGCAAGCCGTCTTAACATATCAGATGCAGTTGCCAG GTCGACTGTTGCACATCTTATTGATCTTGGCAACCTCTATCCAACTATCGATGACAACCATTACAAGTCTACACTGAATGGTTGA
- the LOC125513771 gene encoding probable metal-nicotianamine transporter YSL14, protein MATRTTAHGATGDDEVAEAAGTALRHRHGHAGKGAGEAANGGASPEDASVEQVFADKAVPSWREQLTVRALVVSALLAVMFSVIVMKLNLTTGIIPSLNVSAGLLGFFFVRLWTNAFERMGLVGHPFPRQENTVIQTCVVSAYGIAFSGGFGSYLFGMSDTIAKQATEANDPWNIKEPHLGWMIGFLFLVSFIGIFALVPMRKIMIVDYKLTYPSGTATAYLINGFHTPEGAKLAKKQVKILGRYFMVSFFWGFFQWFFSGGDDCGFKNFPTLGLEAYKNRFYFDFSPTYIGVGMICPHIVNVSVMLGGIISWGIMWPLIGKKKGSWYPASLPESSLHGLQAYRVFISIALILGDGLYNFVKVLIRTIAGFISMVHKNSKAMLPVSDNGSPTAEAMSFDDERRTELFLKDQIPMAVAYGGYAVVASISIGTLPQIFPQLKWYYILVAYVVAPVLAFCNAYGSGLTDWSLASTYGKLAIFVFGAWAGLANGGVLVGLAACGVMMSIVSTASDLMQDFKTGYLTLASPKSMFISQVIGTSMGCVISPCVFWLFYKAFSDIGISGSEYPAPYAIVYRNMAILGVDGFNTLPENCLTLCYIFFAAAIVINLIRDLTPHKFSRFIPLPMAMAIPFYIGSYFAIDMFLGSFILFVWEKMNKAKADAYGPAVASGLICGDGIWTLPQSILALAKVNPPICMKFLTRGDNVKVDKFLGG, encoded by the exons ATGGCCACGCGCACCACCGCCCACGGCGCCACCGGGGACGACgaggtggcggaggcggcggggaCCGCGCTCCGCCACCGCCACGGCCACGCGGGCAAGGGCGCGGGGGAGGCCGCCAATGGCGGCGCCAGCCCCGAGGACGCCTCGGTGGAGCAGGTGTTCGCGGACAAGGCGGTGCCGTCGTGGAGGGAGCAGCTCACGGTCCGGGCCTTGGTCGTCAGCGCGCTGCTCGCCGTCatgttcagcgtcatcgtcatgAAGCTCAACCTCACCACGGGGATCATCCCCTCGCTCAACGTCTCCGCGGGGCTGCTCGGCTTCTTCTTCGTCCGCCTCTGGACCAACGCCTTCGAGCGGATGGGCCTCGTCGGCCACCCCTTCCCCCGCCAGGAGAACACCGTCATCCAGACATGCGTCGTCTCCGCCTACGGCATCGCCTTCAGCG GTGGGTTTGGCAGTTATCTATTCGGAATGAGTGACACAATAGCTAAGCAAGCAACGGAGGCTAATGATCCTTGGAACATCAAGGAACCTCACCTTGGATGGATGATAGGCTTTCTTTTCCTCGTCAGCTTTATTGGGATTTTTGCACTTGTGCCCATGAGAAAA ATCATGATTGTCGACTACAAGTTGACCTATCCAAGTGGCACAGCAACTGCTTATCTCATCAATGGTTTTCACACACCTGAGGGCGCCAAGCTTGCAAA GAAGCAAGTGAAGATACTGGGCAGGTACTTTATGGTGAGCTTTTTCTGGGGCTTTTTCCAATGGTTCTTCAGTGGTGGCGATGACTGCGGTTTCAAGAACTTCCCAACATTAGGCCTTGAAGCTTACAAGAATAG GTTTTACTTTGATTTCTCTCCTACATATATTGGGGTTGGCATGATCTGCCCACACATCGTGAATGTGTCTGTTATGCTAGGAGGTATCATCTCGTGGGGTATAATGTGGCCCCTCATTGGCAAGAAAAAGGGGAGTTGGTACCCTGCTTCTCTCCCAGAATCTAGTCTTCATGGGCTGCAGGCTTACAGG GTCTTTATATCCATTGCTTTGATTCTTGGGGATGGATTGTATAACTTTGTCAAGGTGCTTATCCGCACAATTGCTGGCTTCATATCAATGGTTCATAAAAATTCAAAAGCCATGCTTCCTGTTTCAGACAATGGCAGCCCCACCGCTGAAGCTATGTCCTTTGATGATGAGCGTCGCACTGAACTATTCCTGAAAGATCAAATCCCCATGGCAGTTGCATATGGAGGCTATGCCGTAGTTGCTTCTATATCTATCGGCACTCTTCCTCAGATCTTCCCGCAGCTCAAGTGGTACTACATTTTAGTTGCCTATGTGGTAGCACCTGTGCTGGCCTTCTGCAATGCCTACGGAAGTGGGCTCACTGATTGGTCCCTTGCCTCCACCTATGGCAAGCTTGCTATCTTCGTCTTCGGTGCATGGGCTGGCCTTGCCAATGGCGGTGTGCTTGTAGGACTTGCCGCGTGTGGTGTGATGATGAGCATCGTGTCAACTGCCTCTGACCTGATGCAAGACTTCAAGACTGGTTACTTGACTTTGGCGTCACCAAAGTCCATGTTTATCAGCCAGGTGATAGGCACATCAATGGGCTGTGTCATTTCGCCCTGTGTCTTCTGGCTGTTCTACAAGGCCTTCAGCGACATCGGCATAAGCGGCAGCGAATACCCAGCGCCTTATGCCATTGTGTACCGAAACATGGCGATATTGGGTGTGGATGGCTTCAACACGCTTCCGGAGAACTGCCTGACTCTCTGCTACATCTTCTTTGCTGCAGCTATTGTCATCAACCTGATAAGAGACTTGACACCGCACAAGTTTTCGAGGTTCATCCCGCTCCCTATGGCAATGGCCATACCTTTCTACATAGGATCATACTTTGCGATCGACATGTTCCTGGGCAGCTTCATACTCTTTGTTTGGGAGAAGATGAACAAGGCAAAAGCAGATGCCTACGGACCTGCTGTCGCTTCAGGGCTGATTTGCGGGGATGGGATCTGGACCCTGCCTCAGTCCATTCTTGCCCTTGCCAAGGTGAATCCTCCCATTTGCATGAAGTTCTTGACAAGAGGAGACAACGTCAAAGTGGACAAATTCCTTGGTGGCTAG